A single region of the Triticum dicoccoides isolate Atlit2015 ecotype Zavitan chromosome 2B, WEW_v2.0, whole genome shotgun sequence genome encodes:
- the LOC119360185 gene encoding uncharacterized protein LOC119360185 — protein MEVAVSAVAGELVSRFISFLMNKCHSSHAQPEEKMVERLHHLLMRACTIVEEADARYITNSGMMMQLKMLSEAMYRGHSLLNASRYRALQDGVGFDEVSSNDSSSSSLYLIIPEFSVKRSRTAAVKGNKAMGLDSHAALESLEIAITNMSEFVVLLGGCERMSRRPYDVYLYTDNFMFSRHAENQKLLSFLLEHNDPSGDHALAILPLIGGAAVGKKTLVAHVCGDERVRSRFSSILHLNGDSLLGIFGDGRAMTGIMLVVIEFASDVGDDDWKTFHSFLIGMGRGSKIIIVSKLKGIARFGTMKPILLSGLSHDELTYLFKALAFGSVEPAKHPRLVQIADEFAMVIHNSQISLVATNMFTDVLRSNLDVQFWHCILDKAARMVKRNRSIYGVNPTMRIEQGHQVDITDIALHPLSMKPYSDNMSIKTELPSVTFRELIKDPSVRPKGDFTLIAWESRIAPHKSFPNYVTTHAQDTYRSSALPGRKRQGVPI, from the coding sequence ATGGAGGTTGCCGTATCAGCAGTTGCAGGTGAACTTGTGAGCCGGTTCATCTCCTTCCTGATGAACAAGTGCCACTCAAGCCATGCGCAGCCAGAGGAAAAGATGGTGGAAAGGTTGCACCACCTCCTAATGAGAGCTTGCACCATCGTCGAGGAGGCGGATGCTCGATACATAACAAACTCCGGGATGATGATGCAGCTCAAGATGCTCTCGGAGGCCATGTACCGAGGTCACAGCCTCCTCAATGCCTCGAGGTACCGAGCCCTCCAAGACGGTGTTGGCTTCGACGAGGTTAGCAGCAACGACTCATCTAGCAGCAGTTTGTATTTAATCATTCCAGAATTTTCAGTCAAGCGTTCTCGAACAGCAGCGGTGAAAGGCAATAAGGCCATGGGCCTCGACTCACATGCTGCTTTGGAAAGCTTAGAAATTGCTATCACAAACATGTCAGAGTTTGTTGTGCTTCTGGGAGGATGTGAGCGCATGTCCCGTAggccatatgatgtttatctttacaCCGACAACTTCATGTTTAGTCGACACGCTGAAAATCAAAAGCTTTTGAGCTTCTTGTTGGAGCACAACGATCCTTCAGGTGATCATGCATTAGCCATTCTTCCGCTCATAGGTGGCGCCGCAGTTGGGAAGAAAACTTTGGTTGCTCATGTGTGTGGTGATGAAAGGGTTCGTTCACGCTTCTCCTCTATTTTGCACTTGAATGGAGACAGCCTTTTGGGGATATTTGGTGATGGGAGGGCAATGACTGGGATAATGTTGGTAGTTATTGAGTTTGCTTCTGATGTAGGTGATGATGACTGGAAAACATTCCACTCATTTCTCATAGGAATGGGCAGAGGAAGCAAGATCATCATTGTAAGTAAGCTTAAAGGAATAGCCCGGTTTGGAACGATGAAACCAATTTTACTAAGTGGGCTATCTCATGATGAGTTGACGTACCTTTTCAAGGCACTCGCCTTCGGAAGTGTAGAGCCAGCAAAACATCCGCGGCTAGTACAAATAGCAGATGAATTTGCCATGGTGATCCACAATTCACAAATTTCACTTGTCGCAACAAATATGTTCACAGATGTGTTGAGAAGCAACCTTGATGTTCAGTTCTGGCATTGTATATTAGACAAGGCAGCAAGAATGGTTAAAAGAAACCGCTCCATTTATGGTGTGAACCCAACCATGCGCATAGAACAAGGCCATCAAGTGGACATAACAGACATTGCTTTGCATCCACTAAGCATGAAACCTTATAGTGATAATATGTCAATCAAGACGGAATTGCCAAGTGTGACATTTAGGGAACTTATAAAAGATCCTAGTGTTAGGCCGAAAGGAGACTTCACTCTAATTGCATGGGAATCAAGGATAGCCCctcataaatcatttcctaattatgTTACAACTCATGCTCAGGATACATATCGAAGTAGTGCCCTGCCAGGGAGGAAGCGACAAGGAGTGCCAATCTAA